One region of Chanodichthys erythropterus isolate Z2021 chromosome 24, ASM2448905v1, whole genome shotgun sequence genomic DNA includes:
- the LOC137014803 gene encoding uncharacterized protein — MNILDDMGMFRRCLTPFCILILLCMVSTHNSAPLGYRGALSFSNSLRLTRTVRSRVQQLMSQYKQQVFGGELFEYRDLKLSTLPAVTVSYQTWLHMQDAERLRLASHFLQTFWTHLERQRQQFERERDATKERREQRRDKQGRPQPTLSQSLVGLQIDLRDLMKNKSRALRLIPVCKQVVKSLTVVTRHIGSLITVILQLKDAVRFMAALLHYVSPSYQLSMIFKCKVSHFSFLGRFRRKETREKYNNRENPDISLV, encoded by the exons ATGTTTCGGCGGTGTCTGACTCCTTTTTGCATCCTCATTCTGCTGTGTATGGTGTCTACACATAACTCTGCTCCTCTTGGCTACAGAGGAGCGCTGTCCTTCAGCAATTCACTGCGCCTCACGCGCACTGTTCGCTCCCGCGTCCAACAACTCATGTCCCAATAC AAACAGCAGGTGTTTGGTGGCGAGCTCTTTGAATACAGAGACCTGAAGCTGAGCACACTACCTGCAGTTACTGTCAGTTATCAGACCTGGCTACACATGCAG GACGCTGAGCGTTTGCGTTTGGCCTCTCACTTCCTCCAAACCTTCTGGACTCACCTGGAACGTCAACGGCAGCAGTTTGAGAGAGAACGAGATGCAACGAAAGAAAGAAgagagcagagaagagacaAACAAGGAAGGCCACAGCCCACCTTGAGCCAAAGTCTTGTGGGTCTGCAAATCGATCTGCGGGACCTAATGAAAAACAAATCAAGAGCATTAAGGCTGATACCTGTGTGCAAACAGGTGGTGAAGTCATTGACAGTCGTCACACGACATATAGGTTCTTTAATTACAGTAATTCTGCAGCTCAAAGATGCTGTACGGTTTATGGCAGCACTGCTCCACTATGTCTCTCCTTCTTATCAGCTCAGCATgatctttaaatgcaaagtcAGCCACTTCAGTTTCCTGGGCAGATTTAGGAGGAAGGAAACCAGGGAAAAATACAATAATAGAGAAAATCCTGACATTAGtctagtttaa